In a single window of the Polynucleobacter sp. MWH-UH24A genome:
- a CDS encoding exodeoxyribonuclease V subunit beta, which translates to MSAQQSLNISIVCDPQRSVVVSACAGSGKTWLLVARLVRILLSGESPRSILALTFTRKAAQEMRERLYQLLQSWTTFSDPEIIKALMERGLDAEAAQTQLQAARTLYPRLLSNPHTVSIDTFHGWFGRLLAGAPVSMGAQSGFTLREDAKRLQEECLEDWWASMPSDILQQYEYLIDQLGSAQANQFLFGTHGLVQQKGAWVFFKKACEARGECVTQALRKCCNTLSQPNPLLTKLQESTASHELRMLHDAFSNGGVRDQQGLTELSAALDALEQQQFDKALHLLIPVFMTRDELPRSRKDNDAASKAIQTYLEGQDYDLNRFIAIRQAWASACEQFVEWQSQQQALALNQAWFSIGTAMLEHIERAKERMRVRDFDDLELGVAQMISDPHVAAYWQARLDARYRHILIDEFQDTNPLQWQILRAWLAAYGEDHQKPKVFIVGDPKQSIYRFRRADPRLFTAATDFLQKHDQAHLEQQNTTRRNAPAIVEAVNRIFTSDRIPKAYPFQIQKTLWHAPDIPSHANLAHGEAYRLPLIPIIDEPQANARDNALAMPHLDRRETGAKQQRLLEGQRLAQLIDTVMRTRLVLDEVVDPSHHQQRNHVWRPARPGDFLVLVKRRQYLPEYEEALRHANLLFESPRLGGLLETLEVDDLIALLTILSNPNHDLALAQILRSPLYGMNEAQMQTLSELVQSNRGYRNWWEALSHANDHPYADVFLGIAQQLMAWMELAKHLPVHDLLDHVYYSGDIRCKYASVCQPRDRDQVLANLDAFLELALNLDGGRYPSLGRFITQLKQMRRGDQDETPDEGEMRGEVPLDDEGDDVDEGDFDLDTHSIAHRQQRIRLMTIHGAKGLEAPFVIILDCNHTAITNPGRGVLLDWDPDHEAPNHLSMFTKLSLSKAREELVEEEKQIALHENWNLLYVALTRAKQGLWLSGVESTRHRQQGGLVPDSWYERSCEGQVPVFTELDEASNAQTHSIASEPFTASETSFDFPDLVLTWHGTPSTSLETHALGIDEQRRMQEGEWFHQILERITPSQYRMAEAIPDPQSLASRLGIDEVSAERTIKRAHSVFTSPALNSLFNPESYRNAWNELDVVSEDGRCLRIDRLVEFDHELVVLDYKLSIPEQADPLYTQYQQQLGRYCQAVRKLFPNKLVRSLLIDSRGHGANLLN; encoded by the coding sequence GTGAGCGCTCAGCAATCACTTAATATCTCGATCGTTTGTGATCCACAGCGCTCGGTCGTGGTCTCTGCGTGCGCAGGGAGTGGAAAGACCTGGTTGCTGGTTGCGCGCCTTGTTCGTATTTTGCTATCCGGTGAGTCGCCCCGATCCATTTTGGCTCTGACCTTTACCCGCAAAGCTGCCCAAGAAATGCGCGAACGCCTTTATCAATTGTTGCAATCCTGGACTACCTTCAGTGATCCCGAGATTATCAAAGCGCTTATGGAGCGAGGGCTTGATGCTGAGGCGGCACAAACGCAACTGCAAGCAGCGCGAACCCTTTATCCACGTTTACTTTCAAACCCCCATACCGTATCGATTGATACCTTTCATGGCTGGTTTGGGCGCTTACTGGCTGGGGCGCCAGTTTCCATGGGAGCCCAGTCTGGATTTACACTGCGAGAGGATGCGAAGCGTTTGCAAGAGGAGTGCTTAGAGGATTGGTGGGCCTCAATGCCTAGCGACATTTTGCAACAGTACGAGTATTTAATTGATCAATTGGGTTCAGCGCAGGCCAATCAATTTTTGTTTGGAACCCATGGGCTCGTGCAGCAAAAGGGTGCATGGGTATTTTTCAAGAAAGCCTGTGAAGCTCGCGGTGAATGTGTGACGCAGGCCTTACGTAAATGCTGTAACACGCTTTCTCAACCTAATCCTTTACTCACAAAACTTCAAGAAAGTACCGCAAGCCATGAGCTTAGGATGCTGCACGACGCCTTCTCTAACGGCGGCGTTCGGGATCAGCAGGGACTTACGGAGTTAAGTGCAGCATTGGACGCCCTTGAGCAACAGCAATTTGATAAAGCACTTCATTTACTGATTCCTGTTTTTATGACGCGCGATGAGCTACCAAGGTCTCGCAAAGATAACGATGCTGCCTCGAAAGCGATTCAGACGTATTTAGAAGGACAGGACTACGATCTCAATCGATTTATTGCTATTCGGCAAGCGTGGGCTAGCGCATGTGAACAGTTTGTCGAATGGCAATCCCAGCAACAGGCCTTAGCACTGAATCAAGCGTGGTTTAGCATCGGCACAGCCATGCTAGAACACATTGAGCGTGCCAAGGAGCGGATGCGCGTTCGTGATTTTGATGACCTAGAACTTGGCGTCGCACAAATGATCTCTGATCCCCATGTTGCGGCCTATTGGCAAGCGCGTTTGGATGCACGCTATCGCCATATTTTGATTGACGAGTTTCAAGATACCAATCCCTTGCAATGGCAAATTTTGCGAGCTTGGCTTGCAGCCTACGGCGAGGATCATCAGAAACCCAAGGTATTCATCGTCGGCGACCCCAAGCAATCGATTTATCGTTTTCGTCGTGCGGATCCTCGATTATTTACAGCCGCTACGGATTTTTTACAAAAGCACGATCAGGCTCACCTCGAACAGCAAAATACGACGCGTCGTAATGCGCCTGCGATTGTAGAAGCGGTCAACCGTATTTTTACCAGCGACCGAATTCCTAAAGCGTATCCATTTCAGATTCAGAAGACGCTGTGGCATGCCCCAGACATTCCCAGCCATGCAAACCTTGCTCATGGCGAGGCATACCGTCTGCCATTGATCCCAATCATTGATGAGCCGCAGGCCAATGCACGGGATAACGCCTTGGCGATGCCCCATCTTGATCGCCGCGAGACCGGAGCAAAACAGCAACGATTATTAGAAGGGCAGCGACTTGCGCAATTAATTGATACGGTGATGCGTACCCGCTTAGTGCTTGATGAAGTGGTTGACCCGAGTCATCACCAGCAACGCAACCATGTTTGGCGACCGGCTCGCCCCGGAGACTTCTTGGTTCTCGTCAAGCGCCGTCAATACCTTCCCGAGTATGAAGAAGCGTTGCGCCACGCCAATCTATTATTTGAGAGCCCACGCTTAGGTGGTTTACTCGAGACCCTGGAGGTTGATGACCTGATCGCCTTATTGACTATTCTGAGTAATCCAAATCATGATCTTGCCCTTGCACAGATCTTGCGCAGCCCCTTGTATGGCATGAATGAAGCACAGATGCAAACGCTCTCGGAGTTGGTTCAAAGTAATCGCGGTTATCGCAATTGGTGGGAAGCCTTATCGCACGCCAACGATCATCCATATGCGGACGTCTTTTTAGGTATCGCGCAGCAACTGATGGCGTGGATGGAGTTAGCGAAACATCTCCCAGTGCATGATTTGCTCGATCACGTCTATTACTCGGGCGATATTCGTTGCAAATACGCCAGTGTTTGCCAGCCTCGAGACCGGGATCAGGTCTTAGCCAATTTAGATGCGTTTCTAGAGCTCGCTCTAAATCTTGATGGCGGACGTTATCCCAGCTTAGGACGATTTATCACTCAACTTAAACAGATGCGTCGTGGTGATCAAGATGAGACTCCTGATGAAGGTGAGATGCGCGGTGAAGTGCCTCTGGACGATGAGGGCGATGATGTGGATGAAGGGGATTTTGATCTGGATACCCACTCAATCGCCCACCGCCAACAACGGATTCGCTTAATGACTATTCATGGTGCGAAAGGATTGGAGGCTCCGTTTGTAATCATCCTAGATTGCAATCACACTGCCATCACAAATCCAGGGCGCGGCGTATTGCTGGACTGGGATCCCGATCACGAGGCGCCAAACCATCTATCCATGTTCACGAAACTGAGCTTATCCAAAGCCCGTGAAGAATTGGTAGAAGAAGAGAAACAAATTGCTTTGCATGAGAACTGGAACCTTCTCTACGTGGCACTCACCCGAGCTAAGCAGGGACTGTGGTTGAGTGGAGTAGAGAGTACGCGTCATCGGCAGCAGGGCGGTTTGGTGCCTGATAGTTGGTATGAGCGTTCATGCGAGGGGCAAGTTCCAGTCTTCACAGAACTCGATGAAGCATCAAATGCCCAAACGCATTCAATCGCCTCGGAACCATTCACCGCAAGCGAGACCTCATTTGACTTCCCAGATCTGGTCTTGACGTGGCACGGCACACCAAGCACCTCTTTAGAAACCCATGCCTTAGGCATCGATGAGCAGCGACGGATGCAAGAGGGCGAGTGGTTTCATCAGATCCTTGAACGGATTACGCCGTCGCAATACCGCATGGCGGAGGCAATACCAGACCCTCAATCGCTTGCGAGTCGATTGGGTATCGACGAGGTCAGTGCGGAGCGAACCATCAAGCGCGCCCACTCGGTTTTTACTAGCCCTGCGTTGAACTCACTTTTTAATCCAGAGAGCTATCGCAATGCCTGGAATGAGCTTGATGTGGTGAGCGAGGATGGGCGATGCTTACGGATTGATCGATTGGTTGAGTTTGATCACGAACTTGTTGTTCTCGATTACAAGCTTAGTATCCCAGAACAAGCGGATCCTCTGTATACCCAATATCAACAGCAGCTTGGACGCTATTGCCAAGCAGTACGAAAACTATTCCCCAACAAGCTTGTGCGCAGTCTTTTGATCGATTCACGGGGCCACGGTGCTAATTTATTGAATTAG
- a CDS encoding RidA family protein, whose product MSVISQKLSDLGITLASPGAPAAAYVMAVTSGHQVFLSGHIAKRDGKPWVGKLGFDMDTATGQMAARSIAIDLLSTLNAHLGSLDRVRRIVKVMGLVNSSSEFTEQHLVMNGCSELIVEVFGEIGKHARSAFGVAQIPLGACVEIEMIVEI is encoded by the coding sequence ATGAGCGTCATTTCCCAAAAACTGAGCGACCTAGGAATTACCCTAGCCAGCCCTGGTGCACCAGCAGCCGCCTACGTCATGGCCGTCACAAGCGGTCATCAGGTATTTCTTTCGGGCCATATTGCCAAACGCGATGGCAAACCATGGGTGGGCAAATTGGGTTTTGATATGGATACCGCCACGGGTCAGATGGCTGCGCGCAGCATCGCGATTGATTTACTCTCAACCCTCAACGCTCACCTCGGTTCGCTCGATCGCGTTCGTCGGATTGTTAAGGTCATGGGTCTTGTTAACTCAAGCTCTGAGTTCACTGAGCAGCATTTGGTGATGAATGGCTGTTCTGAACTCATCGTCGAGGTATTTGGTGAGATTGGAAAGCACGCCCGCAGTGCGTTTGGGGTTGCGCAAATACCGTTGGGGGCTTGCGTTGAAATTGAAATGATCGTCGAGATCTAA
- a CDS encoding cytochrome c, with translation MNKAIVTSLGVAVFASLFSLTAHAQETKGSAKAGEAKVWICVGCHAINDYRADWPQVYRVPKLGGQNADYIAASLKAYKSGERKHPTMRAIAGSLTDQDMADLAAYYSAQTPTSPRNPLK, from the coding sequence ATGAACAAAGCCATCGTTACTTCGCTCGGCGTCGCAGTATTCGCCAGCTTGTTTTCCCTCACTGCCCATGCCCAAGAAACTAAAGGCTCTGCGAAAGCAGGCGAAGCCAAAGTCTGGATCTGCGTGGGTTGCCATGCCATCAATGACTACCGTGCCGATTGGCCACAGGTCTACCGCGTTCCCAAGTTAGGCGGCCAAAATGCAGATTACATTGCTGCTTCGCTTAAAGCCTATAAATCGGGTGAGCGTAAACATCCGACGATGCGTGCGATTGCTGGAAGTTTGACTGATCAGGACATGGCTGACTTGGCCGCTTACTACTCGGCTCAAACCCCCACCTCTCCCCGTAATCCCTTAAAGTAA
- a CDS encoding GntR family transcriptional regulator has protein sequence MSKLLSSRPLYEEVADQLRSRIFAHHLAPGAWIDEQSLAKEFGISRTPMREAIKVLAAEGLITMKLRRGAYVTEVNRGDLEQIFTVLSLLEGEAAKEAATKAKESDLNALDDLHLRLEKAAADRNLDLFFDTNVRFHERIIAIAANPWMTSVIADLRKVLKLQRKDSLSRTGRLQQSLSEHREILKALLKRDPVAAEQAMRTHLAHGLEAAK, from the coding sequence ATGAGCAAATTACTATCATCACGGCCGCTGTATGAAGAAGTAGCAGACCAGCTACGCAGCCGTATTTTTGCCCACCACTTAGCACCCGGTGCCTGGATCGATGAGCAATCATTGGCCAAAGAATTTGGGATTAGTCGTACCCCCATGCGCGAAGCAATTAAGGTATTGGCGGCTGAGGGGTTAATCACCATGAAACTGCGCCGCGGTGCTTACGTGACCGAAGTCAATCGTGGCGACCTCGAGCAAATCTTTACGGTTCTCTCCCTGCTTGAAGGTGAGGCTGCCAAGGAGGCTGCCACTAAGGCTAAAGAAAGTGATTTGAATGCCTTAGATGATCTGCACTTGCGTCTTGAGAAAGCCGCGGCCGATCGCAACCTCGATTTATTTTTTGATACCAATGTGCGTTTTCATGAACGCATTATTGCCATTGCGGCCAATCCATGGATGACCAGCGTGATTGCTGATCTTCGTAAGGTTCTAAAACTGCAACGCAAGGATTCTTTATCGCGCACAGGTCGTTTGCAACAATCCTTAAGCGAGCACCGTGAGATCTTAAAAGCCCTCCTCAAGCGCGATCCAGTTGCTGCAGAGCAGGCCATGCGCACTCACCTTGCTCATGGTTTAGAGGCTGCTAAATAA
- a CDS encoding PD-(D/E)XK nuclease family protein → MQTHLIIPNHDALTQMAQKIWAIAAASNERPLVILPTAGPNLSLRLALEANRASNTMPLPEVHSLADWLALAPNGLHLPMPQSHTERILQTYATMQTHPNLRAWFTAEGEGGAWSLASAIVSACDLLSQSVLPQLAWNIEQLDLEQGIEQVQSKLTQAITEAYPRLAQELVTKESAVLLAYWRYLSSERDPVMTQHLALVSHLHQWKMNPETRRPLIWIETIEENESQARSDEGFLGHCEAFIPVHRFVMDWNSIGLWPETMDTHASGDEQLQINRSALLEKHMMCLSAKRFEDLAWEATRCIESHLLAGRTQIALVAQDRLLARRTRALLARFGSGLSIEDETGWKLSTTRAAAALHAWLELLRSPPQGPSANTLLEFLKNPFLNISQLLETTPNEIAVLISELEGMLLIKQARASWVSFYLAIEAGASSESDPRLHRLLQSIRERVSLWQGREMQNLLCARALEQLQDDLSHFGMRDQFERDAAGLQLLAMLDKLGLEQSRLPSLRMPLAEWVIFLKTRMEEEVYREQGSDALARVTILPLSATRLRRFDAIVMVGCDERQLPSYSETPLFFSETLCQTLGGTDMAWQYRQQARDLSQLFASYSYIDLLWQSEGASGEPLRASPWIMRLQANLPQLATREANRFARSAEARPIEMSQATRLDGLPMPTRMSPSAYRALRACPYQYYVRSLLGLRKRKDLDEALDASMLGQTLHQILRNFFQELKSTEARDAKRMSDLEFRKDWMITHLMHASEQGFSRLLEGDQRIVGQLRDWQKQIPSFVEWQLERESQGWHFHDAERKLGFEFNFSDEHGQFHQIRIEGYADRIDQQPNTSLLSILDYKNQSREKVMERSAQLMDDPQLLLYAEALSAQGPIDQLDWVALKMNLKKKDASKRSVMIAEIPLAMQQLHAQLQSDLGSVWSGGAMRAFAPESTCRYCDARGICRKGMW, encoded by the coding sequence ATGCAAACGCATTTGATCATTCCGAACCATGACGCATTAACGCAAATGGCTCAGAAAATCTGGGCGATTGCGGCAGCAAGTAATGAGCGCCCCTTGGTGATTCTGCCCACTGCAGGACCCAATTTGAGTTTGCGTTTAGCGTTAGAGGCAAATCGCGCCTCTAACACAATGCCATTACCTGAAGTGCACAGTCTCGCCGATTGGCTGGCACTCGCTCCAAATGGCTTGCACTTACCAATGCCACAATCGCACACGGAACGGATCTTGCAAACGTATGCCACGATGCAAACGCATCCTAATTTACGGGCTTGGTTTACAGCAGAAGGCGAGGGCGGCGCCTGGAGTTTGGCAAGTGCGATCGTTAGTGCCTGCGATCTTTTATCGCAAAGCGTGCTTCCCCAACTCGCTTGGAACATTGAGCAATTGGATCTCGAGCAAGGGATCGAGCAGGTACAGAGTAAGCTGACCCAAGCGATCACAGAGGCGTACCCCCGATTAGCCCAAGAGCTGGTTACGAAAGAATCTGCGGTTCTCTTGGCCTACTGGCGCTATCTCAGTTCAGAGCGCGATCCCGTCATGACCCAACACCTCGCACTGGTATCGCATCTGCATCAATGGAAAATGAACCCAGAGACGCGCCGACCACTCATTTGGATCGAAACCATCGAAGAGAATGAGTCGCAAGCGCGCTCTGATGAGGGGTTTCTTGGTCATTGCGAGGCGTTCATCCCGGTGCACCGTTTTGTGATGGACTGGAACTCCATTGGTCTGTGGCCCGAGACCATGGATACCCATGCGTCTGGAGACGAGCAATTGCAAATCAATCGCTCTGCGTTACTTGAAAAACACATGATGTGCCTGAGCGCAAAACGTTTTGAAGACCTTGCTTGGGAAGCAACGCGTTGCATTGAGAGCCATCTTCTTGCTGGGCGCACTCAGATTGCTCTTGTGGCGCAAGATCGTTTATTGGCGCGCCGCACACGTGCCTTGTTAGCCCGTTTTGGATCCGGCTTATCGATCGAAGACGAAACTGGCTGGAAACTCTCGACCACCCGTGCAGCCGCAGCACTTCATGCATGGCTTGAGTTATTGCGCTCCCCACCACAGGGGCCAAGCGCCAACACCTTACTCGAGTTCCTCAAAAATCCATTTCTGAATATCAGTCAATTACTTGAAACCACACCAAACGAGATCGCAGTATTGATTAGTGAACTCGAAGGCATGTTGCTCATCAAGCAGGCAAGAGCCTCGTGGGTCAGTTTCTATTTGGCTATTGAAGCAGGAGCAAGTTCTGAGTCCGACCCCCGCTTACATCGTCTCCTGCAATCAATCCGCGAGCGAGTCAGCCTTTGGCAGGGGCGTGAGATGCAAAACCTGCTGTGTGCGAGAGCTCTCGAACAGCTGCAAGACGACCTATCGCACTTTGGGATGCGCGATCAATTTGAGCGCGATGCCGCAGGCTTGCAGTTACTCGCCATGCTCGACAAGCTAGGTTTAGAACAAAGCCGGCTACCGTCACTGCGCATGCCTCTTGCCGAATGGGTTATCTTTTTAAAGACTCGAATGGAGGAGGAGGTTTATCGCGAACAGGGCAGTGATGCGTTGGCACGCGTGACCATCTTGCCACTGAGCGCGACACGATTGCGCCGCTTTGATGCCATTGTGATGGTCGGTTGCGATGAACGCCAACTACCGAGTTACAGCGAGACCCCATTGTTCTTTTCAGAGACCCTGTGCCAGACTCTTGGCGGCACAGATATGGCTTGGCAATACCGACAACAGGCACGCGATCTTTCTCAACTCTTTGCCTCCTACTCCTACATTGATCTTTTATGGCAAAGCGAGGGAGCTAGCGGTGAGCCCCTGCGAGCATCGCCTTGGATCATGCGTTTGCAAGCCAATCTACCGCAACTTGCAACGCGCGAGGCCAATCGTTTTGCACGATCGGCCGAAGCCAGACCCATAGAAATGTCGCAAGCAACCCGACTCGATGGATTGCCCATGCCGACTCGAATGAGCCCGAGTGCGTATCGGGCGTTACGCGCCTGTCCCTATCAATACTACGTTCGCAGCCTTCTTGGTCTTCGAAAACGCAAGGACCTCGATGAAGCGCTCGATGCATCGATGCTGGGTCAAACCCTGCATCAAATCCTGCGTAATTTTTTCCAAGAACTAAAAAGTACCGAAGCACGCGATGCAAAACGCATGAGCGATTTGGAGTTTCGGAAAGATTGGATGATTACGCACCTGATGCACGCTTCTGAGCAAGGCTTTAGTCGATTACTGGAGGGTGATCAGCGCATCGTCGGTCAGTTGCGCGATTGGCAAAAACAAATTCCTAGTTTTGTAGAGTGGCAACTTGAGCGCGAGTCACAGGGTTGGCACTTTCATGATGCCGAACGCAAACTTGGCTTTGAGTTCAATTTCTCAGACGAGCATGGGCAATTCCATCAGATTCGAATTGAGGGTTACGCCGACCGAATCGACCAACAACCCAATACCTCATTACTCTCGATCCTGGACTATAAAAATCAAAGTCGTGAAAAGGTCATGGAGCGCAGTGCCCAGCTCATGGACGATCCCCAGTTATTGCTCTATGCCGAAGCCTTATCTGCACAAGGTCCGATTGATCAGCTTGATTGGGTAGCGCTGAAGATGAACCTCAAGAAAAAAGATGCAAGCAAGCGCTCGGTCATGATCGCGGAGATCCCACTGGCCATGCAGCAGCTTCATGCGCAATTGCAAAGTGATCTGGGGAGCGTATGGTCTGGAGGTGCCATGCGAGCTTTTGCCCCTGAGAGCACGTGCCGTTATTGCGATGCCCGCGGTATTTGCCGAAAGGGGATGTGGTGA
- a CDS encoding c-type cytochrome, with protein MKSALILTLLSASIGTAFAGNVAKGKELVEKNNCAACHGAGLKAPVAAAYPKIAGQYEDYLYYALKSYKVDGSSLVGRNNAIMQSQVKQFSDKDLKDMAAYIASIPGDLIVKK; from the coding sequence ATGAAATCCGCTCTGATCCTAACCTTGCTGAGTGCCTCAATTGGTACAGCCTTTGCCGGAAATGTTGCCAAGGGCAAAGAACTAGTAGAAAAAAATAATTGCGCTGCCTGCCATGGCGCTGGCCTCAAGGCTCCCGTTGCTGCGGCTTATCCAAAAATCGCTGGTCAATACGAAGACTATTTGTACTATGCCTTGAAGTCTTATAAGGTGGATGGCAGTTCCTTAGTGGGCCGCAATAATGCCATCATGCAATCGCAAGTAAAGCAATTTAGCGATAAAGATCTAAAAGATATGGCTGCGTACATCGCATCCATTCCAGGCGATCTGATCGTAAAAAAGTAG
- the scpA gene encoding methylmalonyl-CoA mutase: protein MTKNASQPSGQWPTAADQSLEQWQKAASKSAPNGNPDALGWDTPDGIHLKALYTKNDLEGLPYVNSLPGFEPYLRGPQATMYAVRPWTIRQYAGFSTAEESNRFYRKALEGGGQGVSVAFDLATHRGYDSDHPRVVGDVGKAGVAIDSVEDMKILFDGIPLDKISVSMTMNGAVLPVLAGYIVAGEEQGVKQEQLSGTIQNDILKEFMVRNTYIYPPGPSMRIVGDIIEYTAKNMPKFNSISISGYHMQEAGANQALELAFTLADGKEYVKTALAKGLDVDEFAGRLSFFFAIGMNFYLEVAKLRAARMLWWRIMKEFNPKNPKSSMLRTHCQTSGWSLTEQDPYNNVVRTTIEAMAAVFGGTQSLHTNSFDEAIALPSEMSSRIARNTQLILQEETHITSVVDPWAGSFMMEKLTQEMADAAWEIILEVDQMGGMTKAVESGWAKLKIEAAAAQKQAKIDSGSDVIVGVNKYKLQEESLVDVLVIDNDMVRNNQIARLKDIKAKRNQAQVDQALANLTAAAENNTGNLLDLAVKAIRLRATVGEVSDALEKVYGRHRADTQKVTGVYAAAYDSAEGWEKLKVEIAEFAKEHGRRPRVMIAKLGQDGHDRGAKVVATAYADLGFDVDMGPLFQTPEECARQAIENDVHALGISTLAAGHKTLVPAIVAELKKQGADDIIVFVGGVIPRQDYEFLYEAGVKGIYGPGTPIPASAKDVLEQIRNNLR from the coding sequence ATGACGAAGAACGCATCACAACCCAGCGGGCAGTGGCCAACTGCAGCGGATCAATCCCTCGAGCAATGGCAAAAAGCAGCCAGTAAATCGGCTCCAAACGGTAACCCGGATGCCCTGGGATGGGACACACCGGATGGCATTCATCTCAAGGCGCTCTATACCAAGAACGATCTTGAGGGACTGCCTTATGTGAACTCACTCCCCGGGTTTGAACCCTATCTGCGTGGACCCCAAGCCACGATGTACGCGGTGCGCCCATGGACCATTCGTCAATACGCCGGATTCTCAACAGCCGAAGAGTCCAATCGCTTCTATCGCAAAGCCCTCGAAGGGGGTGGACAAGGGGTCTCGGTGGCATTTGATCTCGCCACGCATCGGGGCTATGACTCAGATCATCCCCGCGTTGTCGGTGATGTCGGTAAAGCAGGGGTTGCCATTGACTCAGTAGAAGATATGAAGATTCTGTTTGATGGTATCCCGCTCGACAAAATCTCGGTGTCGATGACCATGAACGGTGCGGTCTTACCAGTTTTGGCCGGTTATATCGTGGCTGGTGAAGAGCAAGGCGTGAAGCAAGAGCAACTAAGCGGCACGATTCAGAATGACATTCTCAAAGAGTTCATGGTGCGCAATACCTACATCTACCCACCTGGACCCTCGATGCGCATCGTCGGTGACATCATTGAGTACACCGCAAAGAATATGCCCAAGTTCAACTCGATTTCCATCTCGGGTTATCACATGCAAGAAGCTGGAGCGAATCAAGCCCTCGAGCTGGCATTCACACTGGCCGATGGCAAAGAGTATGTAAAGACTGCCTTAGCCAAGGGCTTAGATGTGGATGAGTTTGCTGGACGCTTATCGTTCTTCTTTGCGATTGGTATGAACTTCTATCTGGAGGTCGCAAAACTGCGCGCAGCACGAATGCTGTGGTGGCGGATCATGAAAGAGTTCAATCCCAAGAACCCGAAGTCATCGATGTTGCGCACCCATTGCCAAACCTCTGGCTGGTCGCTTACCGAACAAGATCCCTATAACAACGTGGTGCGTACCACGATTGAAGCGATGGCCGCGGTCTTCGGCGGCACACAGTCCCTACACACCAATTCATTTGACGAAGCGATTGCCTTGCCCTCGGAGATGTCCTCCCGAATTGCGCGCAATACCCAATTAATCTTGCAAGAAGAAACTCATATCACGAGCGTGGTTGATCCGTGGGCAGGATCGTTCATGATGGAGAAACTCACTCAAGAGATGGCCGATGCTGCCTGGGAAATTATTTTGGAAGTGGATCAGATGGGCGGCATGACCAAAGCTGTGGAAAGTGGTTGGGCCAAACTAAAGATCGAAGCGGCCGCTGCACAAAAGCAAGCCAAGATCGACTCTGGGTCGGATGTGATCGTGGGTGTCAACAAATACAAACTGCAAGAAGAGAGTTTGGTAGATGTCTTAGTCATCGATAACGATATGGTTCGCAATAATCAAATTGCTCGTTTAAAGGACATCAAGGCTAAGCGAAATCAAGCGCAGGTGGATCAAGCCCTGGCGAATCTGACAGCAGCAGCTGAGAACAACACGGGTAATTTATTGGATTTAGCGGTCAAAGCAATTCGTTTACGCGCAACGGTGGGCGAGGTGTCGGATGCTTTGGAGAAAGTTTATGGGCGCCACCGTGCCGATACACAAAAGGTGACCGGAGTGTACGCAGCCGCATACGATTCAGCCGAAGGATGGGAAAAACTCAAAGTGGAGATCGCTGAGTTTGCCAAAGAACATGGACGCCGTCCGCGGGTCATGATCGCGAAGCTTGGTCAGGATGGGCATGATCGGGGTGCCAAAGTGGTAGCCACTGCTTATGCCGATCTAGGCTTTGATGTCGATATGGGACCTTTATTTCAGACACCTGAAGAGTGCGCGCGTCAAGCCATTGAGAATGATGTGCATGCGTTGGGTATTTCTACCTTAGCAGCGGGTCATAAAACCTTAGTTCCTGCAATTGTGGCGGAACTCAAAAAGCAAGGCGCCGATGACATCATCGTGTTCGTTGGCGGAGTGATTCCACGACAAGATTACGAGTTTCTGTATGAGGCAGGCGTGAAGGGCATCTACGGACCCGGTACGCCGATCCCAGCGTCAGCAAAAGACGTGCTTGAGCAAATTCGGAACAACCTACGCTGA